The following proteins come from a genomic window of Trifolium pratense cultivar HEN17-A07 linkage group LG4, ARS_RC_1.1, whole genome shotgun sequence:
- the LOC123922058 gene encoding uncharacterized protein LOC123922058 has translation MIEEVSEEQVNQPVPEVRRSNRPRVLPARLQECEMNSDGQVNNDGELIHLAFMAESEPIDVHSALQSEKWRGAMKEELDSIESNQTWELVDLPLRKKAIDVKWVYKLKVNSKGEITRYKARLVEKGFLQKEGIDYDEVFAPFTRMETIRLVTALANLNDWPMYQMDVKSAFLNGPIEEEVYVAQPPGFEVKGQELKVYKLKKALYGLKQAPRAWNKRIDKFLNEIGFKKCVTEHGVYVKKDAAKGVIIICLYVDDLLITGSNESYISEFKGDLKEEFEMTDLGLMTYFLGIEFLRNEQGILMHQTRYASEILKKFEMDKCNVALSPAEPKSQLTKCAEEEDVDPTFYRKMIGSLRYLCNTRPDLAYSVGIASRFMERPKSSHLIAVKRILRYVKGTINYGIMFPASDRGKECKLIGYTDSNWCGDHEDRKSTAGYMFFYGGSPISWCSKKEPVVALSSCEAEYIAASLGTCQAIWLKNLIEEISQDRCEIVTLKIDNVSAINLAKNPIAHGRSKHIELRFHYLREQVSNGNLALMHCRREEQVADLLTKAVTTQACAGQSDRSLASAASTSNIEGPLPFQLETGYVGLGETDDDMQVFYYFVKSENNPKKDPLMLWLTGGPGCSSFSGLVHEIGPYKFEIKEYDGSLPSLVSRPQSWTKLCSIIFVDLPLGTGFSYAKNLTANRSDWKLVHHTHQFLRKWLIDHTEFLSNEFYIGADSYSGIPVPVIVQEISNGNEEGIKPSINLQGYLLGNPVTTRREKNYRIPYAHGMGLISDELYESLQKNCKGEYIDVDSKNDYCLRDLQSFDENLSRVYVYNILDRFCEDDSLLRRRSLIQELKKSSSSHLTVPELSCELAKMNMMVPPPSHSSLYYCFQILLALLLFSLQMLTHQLEASSSKVEVLPGFEGPLPFQLETGYVGLGETDDDMQVFYYFIKSENDPKKDPLMLWLTGGPGCSSFSGLVFQIGPVEFEIKEYNGSVPSLVLRPQSWTKLCSIIFVDLPLGTGFSYAKNLTAHRSDWKLVHHTHQFLRKWLIDHPEFLSNEFYFGADSYSGIPVPAIVQEISNGNEEGLQPSINLQGYLLGNPITTRREKNDQIPYAHGMGLISDELYKSLQKNCKEEYIDVDSRNELCLRDLEYFDECLSGINHFYILDSYCESDSPLWRRSLTHELKKSSSSHLTDTVPELSCRIYSSYLGRKWINNERVRKALHIREGTIGKWVRCYKTDFEYEISDSVEFHANLSKKGYRSLIYSGDHDILVPFMSTQAWIRALNYSIVDDWRPWFANGQVGGYTRTYSNRMTFATVKGSGHMAPEYTPEQCFSLFTKWISNLPL, from the exons ATGATTGAAGAAGTTAGTGAAGAACAAGTAAATCAGCCAGTGCCTGAGGTGAGAAGATCAAATAGGCCTAGAGTTCTACCAGCAAGATTACAAGAGTGTGAAATGAACTCAGATGGTCAAGTGAACAATGATGGTGAGTTGATCCATTTAGCATTCATGGCTGAATCTGAACCAATTGATGTGCATAGTGCTCTACAAAGTGAAAAGTGGAGAGGtgctatgaaagaagaattGGATTCAATTGAAAGCAATCAAACATGGGAGCTGGTGGATCTTCCACTAAGAAAGAAAGCAATAGATGTGAAGTGGGTTTACAAGCTGAAAGTGAACTCAAAGGGTGAGATAACCAGATACAAAGCAAGGCTAGTGGAAAAGGGATTTCTTCAGAAAGAAGGTATTGACtatgatgaagtgtttgcaccttTTACTAGAATGGAAACAATTAGGTTAGTAACTGCTCTTGCTAACCTAAATGATTGGCCaatgtatcaaatggatgtgaagtcAGCTTTTCTGAATGGTCCTATAGAAGAGGAAGTATATGTTGCCCAGCCACCTGGTTTTGAAGTGAAAGGTCAAGAGCTTAAAGTGTATAAGCTTAAGAAGGCActctatggtctgaaacaagctccaagagcctggaacaaaaggattgacAAATTCTTAAATGAAATAGGGTTTAAGAAATGTGTCACAGAACATGGAGTGTATGTCAAGAAAGATGCTGCAAAGGGAGTCATTATAATTTGcctatatgtagatgatttgctCATCACAGGGAGCAATGAATCTTATATTAGTGAATTCAAGGGTGACTTGAaggaagagtttgaaatgacagaTTTAGGCCTCATGACATATTTTCTAGGCATTGAGTTTCTAAGGAATGAGCAAGGAATCTTAATGCACCAGACTAGATATGCAtcagagattttgaaaaaatttgagaTGGACAAATGCAATGTTGCATTGTCACCTGCAGAGCCAAAGTCACAGCTAACAAAGTGTGCAGAAGAAGAGGATGTAGACCCTACATTCTATAGAAAGATGATTGGTTCTCTGAGGTATTTGTGCAATACAAGGCCAGACTTGGCTTACAGTGTAGGAATTGCTAGCAGGTTCATGGAAAGGCCTAAAAGTTCACACTTGATTGCAGTGAAAAGGATACTTAGATATGTGAAAGGGACCATAAACTATGGTATTATGTTCCCTGCAAGTGATAGAGGCAAAGAATGCAAGCTGATAGGCTACACAGATTCAAATTGGTGTGGTGATCATGAAGATAGAAAATCAACAGCTGGCTATATGTTTTTCTATGGTGGATCACCAATATCATGGTGTTCAAAGAAGGAACCTGTAGTAGCCTTATCCTCATGTGAAGCTGAATATATAGCAGCATCACTCGGCACTTGTCAAGCTATTTGGTTGAAAAACCTAATTGAAGAAATCAGTCAAGACAGGTGTGAGATAGTGACTTTGAAGATTGATAATGTGTCTGCTATCAATCTTGCAAAGAACCCTATTgctcatggaagaagcaagcatATAGAGCTAAGGTTCCATTACTTAAGAGAGCAGGTAAGCAATGGTAACTTGGCCCTAATGCACTGCAGAAGAGAAGAGCAAGTTGCAGACTTGTTAACCAAGGCTGTAACAACACAg GCCTGTGCAGGCCAAAGTGATCGAAGCCTAGCTTCAGCTGCGTCAACATCCAACATTGAAGGGCCTCTTCCTTTTCAACTTGAAACAGG GTACGTGGGATTGGGGGAAACAGATGATGACATGCAAGTATTCTACTATTTTGTCAAATCAGAGAATAATCCTAAGAAAGACCCTCTTATGCTTTGGTTAACTGGTGGTCCTGGTTGTTCTTCTTTTTCTGGCCTTGTCCATGAAATAG GTCCATATAAATTTGAAATCAAGGAGTACGACGGGAGTCTGCCTAGTTTGGTCTCGAGGCCACAGTCATGGACAAAG CTATGCAGCATTATTTTTGTAGATTTGCCACTTGGAACCGGTTTTTCATATGCGAAAAATCTCACTGCTAACCGAAGTGACTGGAAATTAGTTCACCATACTCATCAATTTCTTAGGAAG TGGCTGATTGATCACACTGAATTTCTTTCAAATGAATTCTACATTGGAGCTGATTCATACTCTGGCATTCCTGTCCCCGTTATTGTTCAAGAAATTTCAAATG GAAATGAAGAAGGTATCAAACCATCGATAAATCTCCAG GGATATCTGCTAGGGAACCCCGTAACAACacgaagagaaaaaaattatcgaATCCCATATGCTCATGGAATGGGACTCATCTCTGATGAACTCTATGAG TCACTGCAGAAAAATTGTAAAGGAGAGTATATTGATGTAGATTCCAAAAATGACTATTGTTTAAGAGATCTCCAGTCCTTTGATGAG AACCTTTCAAGAGTTTATGTGTACAACATTTTGGATCGCTTTTGTGAAGATGATTCGCTTCTACGGAGGAGATCATTGATTCAGGAGTTGAAGAAATCTTCTAGTTCTCATCTCACAGTGCCCGAATTAAGCTGcgaa CTTGCAAAGATGAACATGATGGTTCCTCCTCCTTCTCATAGTTCACTCTACTATTGTTTTCAGATTCTACTTGCTCTTCTGCTTTTTAGTTTGCAGATGTTAACTCACCAGCTTGAAGCTTCTAGCTCAAAGGTAGAAGTGCTTCCTGGTTTTGAAGGGCCTCTTCCTTTTCAACTTGAAACAGG GTATGTGGGATTGGGGGAAACAGATGATGACATGCaagtgttttattattttatcaaatcagAGAATGATCCTAAGAAAGATCCTCTTATGCTTTGGTTAACTGGTGGTCCTGGTTGTTCTTCTTTTTCTGGCCTAGTCTTTCAAATAG GTCCTGTTGAATTCGAAATCAAGGAATACAATGGCAGCGTGCCTAGTTTGGTCTTGAGGCCACAATCATGGACAAAG CTATGCAGCATTATTTTTGTAGATTTACCACTTGGAACTGGTTTCTCATATGCGAAAAATCTCACTGCTCACCGAAGCGACTGGAAATTAGTTCACCATACTCATCAATTTCTTAGGAAG TGGCTGATTGATCACCCTGAATTTCTTTCAAATGAATTCTACTTTGGTGCTGATTCATACTCCGGCATTCCTGTACCGGCCATTGTTCAAGAAATTTCAAATG GAAATGAAGAAGGTCTTCAACCATCGATAAATCTTCAG GGATATCTGCTAGGGAACCCGATAACAACAcgaagagaaaaaaatgatcaaATCCCATATGCTCATGGAATGGGACTCATCTCTGATGAACTCTATAAG TCACTGCAGAAAAATTGTAAAGAAGAATATATTGATGTAGATTCCAGAAATGAGTTGTGTTTAAGAGATCTCGAGTACTTTGATGAG TGCCTTTCAGGAATTAATCACTTCTACATTTTGGATAGTTATTGTGAAAGTGATTCGCCACTCTGGAGGAGATCATTGACTCATGAGTTGAAGAAATCTTCTAGTTCTCATCTCACAGACACAGTGCCCGAATTAAGTTGCCga ATTTATAGTTCTTACCTCGGTCGTAAGTGGATTAACAATGAGCGTGTTCGGAAGGCACTGCATATTCGAGAG GGAACCATAGGGAAATGGGTACGTTGTTACAAGACTGATTTTGAGTATGAGATCTCTGATAGCGTTGAGTTTCATGCAAATCTAAGCAAAAAAGGATATCGCTCTTTGATATACAG TGGAGATCATGACATACTTGTTCCTTTCATGTCTACTCAAGCTTGGATAAGGGCTCTAAACTACTCCATTGTTGATGATTGGAGGCCATGGTTTGCAAATGGCCAAGTGGGAGG ATACACAAGGACTTACTCAAATCGAATGACATTTGCAACTGTGAAG GGTTCAGGACATATGGCTCCTGAGTACACTCCCGAGCAATGTTTTTCCCTGTTCACTAAGTGGATTTCTAATTTGCCTTTGTAA